A genomic segment from Bacillota bacterium encodes:
- a CDS encoding insulinase family protein translates to MVGDFFPATLSNGVRVYIYPTSKFKTNTVKVFLHNRLGRDTVTHMALAPMVLKRGCSGLETRKEIARHLDDMYGARFDAGVFKLGEHHMMQLGLEVVNHKYVGAGEDLLARGLDFLRRVTLEPVTSGATGGAAGGETGPSFKREYVEQEKDVLTREIAGIINEKSRYAVVRCVQEMCGGEPFGLHELGVAEDIPSIDGASLYGLYKESLETNPVDVCVIGDVDREYAFDLVERAFSFDRRGGGEIPGTIRKKAPGEPRFVTERQAVNQGKLCLGYRVDASPREDLYPLMFYDGVFGGFVHSKLFTNVREKASLAYYASSTYNPVKGLLLVTSGIDVDKKDQAFDIICRQAEDIRKGDVSDEEMDYTRKALVNRLRSWEDNPASIIASFLELLALGRPETLDERIAAVMEVTKDQVIEAASRVDLDTVYFLTNK, encoded by the coding sequence ATGGTTGGCGACTTCTTCCCTGCCACGCTTTCGAACGGAGTCAGGGTCTACATATATCCTACGAGCAAGTTCAAGACCAACACCGTAAAGGTATTCCTTCACAACAGGCTCGGCCGGGATACTGTCACCCATATGGCGCTTGCCCCCATGGTGTTGAAACGCGGGTGCAGCGGGCTGGAGACCAGGAAGGAGATCGCGCGGCACCTGGACGACATGTACGGCGCGCGGTTCGACGCCGGCGTGTTCAAGCTCGGCGAGCACCACATGATGCAGCTCGGCCTCGAGGTCGTGAACCACAAGTACGTCGGCGCCGGCGAGGATCTGCTGGCACGCGGGCTGGATTTCCTGAGGCGGGTGACCCTGGAGCCGGTCACGTCGGGGGCGACTGGAGGAGCGGCTGGGGGAGAAACCGGCCCGTCATTCAAGAGAGAGTACGTCGAGCAGGAGAAGGACGTCCTCACGCGCGAGATCGCGGGGATCATCAACGAGAAGTCACGGTACGCCGTGGTGCGCTGCGTGCAGGAGATGTGCGGTGGTGAACCGTTCGGGCTCCACGAGCTGGGCGTTGCCGAGGACATCCCGTCCATAGACGGCGCCTCGTTGTATGGACTCTACAAGGAATCCCTCGAGACCAACCCGGTCGACGTCTGTGTGATAGGCGACGTGGACCGTGAGTACGCCTTCGACCTCGTGGAACGCGCGTTCAGCTTCGACCGGCGAGGCGGTGGGGAGATCCCCGGCACGATAAGGAAGAAGGCACCGGGTGAGCCGCGGTTCGTCACGGAACGACAGGCTGTGAACCAGGGCAAGCTCTGCCTCGGTTACAGAGTGGACGCCTCACCGAGGGAGGACCTGTACCCGCTCATGTTCTACGACGGCGTATTCGGCGGGTTCGTGCACTCCAAGTTGTTCACCAACGTCAGGGAAAAGGCCAGCCTGGCGTATTATGCGAGTTCCACGTACAACCCGGTCAAGGGGCTCCTCCTGGTTACCTCGGGAATCGACGTGGATAAGAAGGACCAGGCATTCGACATCATCTGCCGGCAGGCCGAGGACATCAGGAAGGGCGACGTCAGCGACGAGGAGATGGACTACACCCGCAAGGCGCTGGTAAACCGGCTGCGCTCGTGGGAGGACAATCCCGCTTCGATAATCGCCTCGTTCCTGGAGCTCCTCGCCCTGGGAAGGCCCGAGACCCTCGACGAGCGGATCGCCGCCGTCATGGAGGTCACGAAGGACCAGGTGATCGAGGCCGCATCCAGGGTGGATCTCGACACGGTGTATTTTCTCACCAACAAGTGA
- a CDS encoding GntR family transcriptional regulator produces the protein MIDTNLLQEWQINRSLPTPLCKQLAMNIRWSISTGKLVSGMVLPPVRDLARHLSLSVHTVRSAYKILEEEALVVARPKRGTEVIGSPNAGNDVLAPPVGGQVEDVLFRAVLRAVSSGYTIQELRTVFEKVLDRAVLNPRSCVAFVECTAFDAEKLADQLSRELDVLVEPVVLDHLQSWLNLEVGVSKAPKAIATTFFHYATVLREVQKYNIPVFGVVVESDPQTIEQVSTMPPASRLGVVCRREDSTQYLLNRVNDIVRNGAQVRTAHLHETEELRNLLAWGDAFFVTQPCKATVEKLAPGANIFLFYDRINDQSVAMLRQYVEGLCPHTQLQANENPTPSTQD, from the coding sequence TTGATCGACACCAACTTATTGCAGGAATGGCAGATCAACAGAAGTCTACCTACGCCTCTATGCAAGCAGCTGGCAATGAACATCCGCTGGAGTATCTCGACCGGCAAGCTTGTGTCCGGGATGGTGCTACCCCCTGTACGTGACCTCGCGCGCCATCTCAGCCTCAGCGTCCATACCGTGCGCAGTGCCTACAAGATCCTCGAGGAAGAGGCGCTTGTCGTTGCCCGTCCGAAGCGGGGCACCGAGGTAATCGGCAGCCCAAATGCGGGCAATGATGTCCTCGCTCCCCCCGTTGGCGGCCAGGTAGAGGACGTTTTGTTCCGGGCCGTGTTACGAGCGGTGTCAAGCGGATACACCATTCAAGAGTTGAGGACCGTGTTCGAGAAGGTGCTGGACAGGGCGGTTCTGAACCCACGCAGCTGCGTGGCATTCGTTGAGTGCACGGCTTTTGATGCGGAGAAGCTGGCGGATCAGCTCTCGCGGGAACTCGATGTTCTGGTAGAGCCCGTGGTCCTCGATCACCTTCAAAGCTGGCTTAATCTAGAGGTCGGCGTCTCCAAGGCGCCCAAGGCGATTGCGACTACATTCTTCCACTATGCGACAGTGCTGCGCGAAGTCCAGAAATACAACATACCAGTGTTCGGAGTGGTAGTTGAGAGCGACCCACAGACAATCGAACAGGTCTCCACTATGCCGCCAGCAAGCAGGCTCGGCGTGGTCTGTCGCCGCGAAGACTCGACGCAGTATTTACTCAACAGGGTCAACGATATCGTGAGGAACGGCGCTCAAGTAAGGACTGCACATTTGCACGAGACCGAGGAGCTGAGAAACCTGCTGGCCTGGGGCGATGCTTTCTTCGTTACTCAGCCCTGCAAGGCTACGGTTGAGAAACTGGCGCCGGGAGCGAACATCTTCTTGTTTTACGATAGGATTAACGACCAGTCCGTCGCTATGCTTCGTCAGTATGTGGAGGGTCTGTGTCCTCACACTCAGTTGCAGGCGAATGAGAACCCAACCCCATCCACACAGGATTGA
- the hutH gene encoding histidine ammonia-lyase, with protein sequence MDLILLDGRSLTVGDVVSVARGGLRVEVSPAAAERVNVSRTVVERALTEGRAVYGVTTGFGKLSEVTIDPGQVQALQENLIVSHCAGVGQPLDAEYVRATMLLRANALAVGNSGVRLTTLNTLVDMLNAGVHPIVPEKGSLGASGDLAPLAHLCSVMIGRGEAVYQGRKMDGLSALRAAGIEPVRLEAKEGLALINGTQIMTAIGCLVAHDACVLLKTADVAAALTLEALRGIPDAFDELIVSARPHAGARESAANVRTLTKGSGLTTAPGEKRVQDAYALRCVPQVHGASRDAVRHVVSVLGTEINSATDNPLIFPATGETGDGGRPGGAVGGAAGGTIISGGNFHGQPVALAMDYLGIAVSEIANISERRIERMVNPALSGGLPPFLVVRSGLNSGFMLVQYTAAALVSENKILASPASVDSIPSSANQEDHVSMGTIAARKAREILWNAACVVAMELLTAAQAAEFCGPERLGAGTRAAYDLVRSRVPFLEVDRPLTPDIEAVRDMIRSGAVVEAVEKAAGPMA encoded by the coding sequence TTGGACCTGATATTGCTTGATGGCCGGAGTCTGACCGTCGGAGACGTCGTATCCGTCGCCCGCGGCGGGCTCAGGGTAGAAGTGTCGCCCGCCGCCGCCGAGAGGGTGAACGTCTCCAGGACCGTCGTGGAGCGGGCCTTGACCGAGGGTCGCGCTGTCTACGGCGTGACCACGGGTTTCGGGAAACTCAGCGAGGTCACGATCGACCCCGGGCAGGTGCAGGCCTTACAGGAAAACCTGATCGTGAGCCATTGCGCCGGGGTTGGACAACCCCTCGACGCCGAGTACGTCAGGGCGACAATGCTCCTGAGGGCGAACGCCCTCGCCGTCGGCAATTCGGGCGTCCGGCTCACCACCCTCAATACCCTCGTAGACATGCTGAATGCCGGAGTGCACCCCATTGTTCCGGAGAAGGGTTCCCTCGGCGCAAGCGGCGACCTGGCGCCGCTCGCTCATCTTTGTTCCGTGATGATCGGCCGCGGCGAGGCGGTTTACCAGGGGCGGAAGATGGACGGGCTCTCGGCGCTACGAGCCGCGGGCATTGAGCCGGTCAGGCTGGAAGCCAAAGAAGGGCTGGCGCTCATAAACGGGACCCAGATAATGACGGCGATCGGGTGCCTGGTGGCCCACGATGCCTGCGTTCTTCTCAAGACGGCCGACGTCGCCGCCGCGTTGACGCTCGAGGCCCTGCGCGGTATCCCGGACGCGTTCGACGAATTGATCGTATCCGCGAGGCCACACGCCGGCGCGCGCGAGTCCGCCGCGAACGTCAGGACGCTCACGAAGGGTAGCGGACTCACTACTGCCCCGGGCGAGAAGCGGGTGCAGGACGCTTACGCGCTGAGGTGCGTCCCGCAGGTCCATGGCGCCTCGAGGGACGCCGTACGCCACGTCGTTTCGGTGCTCGGGACGGAGATTAACTCCGCCACGGATAACCCCCTGATATTCCCCGCGACCGGCGAGACCGGGGATGGCGGACGCCCCGGTGGCGCCGTGGGTGGCGCGGCGGGCGGGACGATAATCTCCGGCGGGAACTTCCACGGGCAGCCGGTGGCGCTCGCCATGGATTACCTCGGTATCGCGGTCTCCGAGATCGCCAACATATCGGAACGGCGCATCGAGCGGATGGTCAACCCCGCGTTGTCAGGGGGACTCCCACCATTCCTCGTCGTCAGGAGCGGCCTCAACTCCGGATTTATGCTGGTCCAGTATACCGCAGCCGCGCTGGTGTCGGAGAACAAGATCCTGGCGTCCCCGGCCAGCGTCGACTCCATCCCGTCCTCGGCAAACCAGGAAGACCACGTGAGCATGGGCACGATCGCGGCCAGGAAAGCCAGGGAGATACTGTGGAACGCGGCCTGCGTGGTGGCGATGGAACTGCTCACGGCCGCGCAGGCGGCCGAGTTCTGCGGGCCGGAGAGGCTCGGGGCCGGGACCAGGGCGGCGTACGACCTCGTGCGGTCGAGGGTGCCCTTCCTCGAAGTGGACAGGCCCCTGACGCCTGACATCGAGGCCGTTCGCGACATGATCCGCAGCGGCGCTGTGGTTGAGGCCGTGGAGAAGGCGGCCGGGCCGATGGCGTAG
- a CDS encoding insulinase family protein: protein MQGDRIVSETLDERIHVRRLDNGLPVYVMPKKDYNKKYATFATKYGSIDNRFEDPRTGSVVEVPDGIAHFLEHKLFEEEHGNIFQEFAELGASANAYTTYTSTTYLFSTTDNFYECLRILLGFVQRPYFTDENVEKEKGIIEQEIRMYEDMPEVRVGSNLMRALYHSHPVRIDVVGTVDSIRRITKEMLYLCYETFYCPENMAVFVVGAVEPERVFDEVAALVDGRDRARRGEIRRLYGDEPDGVKEGTVIQDMVVATPLIEIGFKDVAGGVRGFDLLKTEVASRVLLEALFGRGSDLYSELYEEGLVDEKFGAAYESELEFAGSFVGGESKDPEALHSRIMDHLSKAREVGLRHEDIERARRRMIGEFASLFNSPEKVSYRFNQHLFKGADLFSYMRALRELTPGTVERRLGEHLIDSRHAVSIIRPR, encoded by the coding sequence TTGCAGGGTGACAGGATCGTGAGCGAAACGCTTGATGAACGCATCCACGTAAGGCGGCTGGACAACGGTCTGCCGGTCTACGTTATGCCGAAGAAGGACTACAACAAGAAGTATGCGACGTTCGCCACGAAGTACGGCTCGATCGACAACCGTTTTGAGGACCCCCGGACCGGCAGTGTGGTCGAGGTCCCCGACGGCATAGCCCACTTCCTCGAGCACAAGCTTTTCGAGGAGGAGCACGGTAATATATTCCAGGAGTTCGCGGAGCTCGGCGCCTCCGCCAACGCCTACACCACCTACACCAGCACGACCTATCTTTTCTCGACGACCGACAACTTCTACGAGTGTCTCCGGATACTCCTCGGCTTCGTACAGCGGCCCTATTTCACGGACGAGAACGTAGAGAAAGAGAAGGGCATCATCGAGCAGGAGATCCGCATGTACGAGGACATGCCCGAGGTTAGGGTCGGATCGAACCTGATGAGGGCGCTGTACCACTCCCACCCGGTCCGCATCGACGTGGTGGGCACGGTGGACTCCATACGGCGGATCACCAAAGAGATGCTGTACCTGTGTTACGAGACGTTCTACTGCCCGGAGAACATGGCCGTGTTCGTCGTGGGCGCCGTCGAACCGGAACGCGTATTCGACGAGGTAGCAGCCCTCGTTGACGGCCGGGACAGGGCCCGGCGCGGCGAAATCAGGCGGCTCTATGGAGATGAACCGGACGGCGTCAAGGAAGGCACAGTGATCCAGGACATGGTCGTGGCCACCCCGCTCATCGAGATCGGATTCAAGGATGTGGCGGGTGGAGTTCGCGGCTTCGACCTTCTGAAGACGGAAGTGGCTTCGCGTGTCCTCCTCGAGGCGCTGTTCGGCCGCGGATCTGATCTGTATTCCGAGCTATATGAGGAAGGGCTCGTGGATGAGAAGTTCGGCGCGGCTTACGAGTCCGAGCTGGAGTTCGCGGGCTCGTTTGTCGGCGGCGAATCGAAGGACCCCGAGGCGCTGCACTCGCGGATCATGGACCACCTTTCGAAAGCCCGCGAGGTGGGACTGCGCCACGAGGACATTGAACGGGCCAGGCGCAGGATGATCGGCGAGTTCGCATCACTGTTCAACTCGCCTGAGAAGGTCTCTTACAGGTTTAATCAGCACCTCTTCAAGGGAGCGGACCTGTTCAGCTACATGCGCGCGCTTCGCGAGTTGACCCCGGGGACGGTGGAGAGACGCCTGGGCGAGCACCTGATCGACTCAAGGCACGCCGTTTCGATCATTCGACCGAGATAG